One Actinomycetospora corticicola genomic window, AGCAGCTCGGGGACGTTCTCCACAAGCTCCCGCCGGTGCTCGACCAGGCGAAGGACACGCTGGGCAAGGTCCCGGGCACGACGGACGCCACGGTGCCGCTGCTCGAGGACGCGAAGACCACGACGGACAAGCTGCCGTCGGTCGCCTCGCACCTCGCTCCCGTGCTCAAGGACCTCCGTCCCACCATCGCGGAGCTGAAGCCCACGCTCGAGGCGGCCTCCCAGCTGCTCGACGTGACCCCGGGCCTGCTCGACAGCGGCGACGTGACCCTGCCGAAGGTCGGGGACACGTTCGGCAAGTACGCCCCCATCGTCCGCGAGCTGCAGCCCTTCTCCCCCTGTGCCGTGGGCTTCCTGTCCACCTGGGGCTCCGCGTCGGCCTACTACGACGCGAAGGGCCAGTACGTCCACGTCCCGGTCCGTGAAGGCCCGGAGAGCGTCGACGACACCCCTGTCGACCTCGGCGCGGCGTTCGCGAAGTCGATCGAGCGCGGCTGCACCCCGGAGCACCAGGGTCCCCTCGGCGGCACGGGTGGCGGCGTGATCAACAAGGTCGCGAACGGACTCGGAGGACTGAACTAGATGGCCACGCGCTCCCCGCGTACTACCTCCGGCCCGAGCCCGTTCCGGTCGGTCGGCAAGGTCAAGATCCTGCTGCTCGCGCTCGTGGCGCTCCTCGGGGCCACGGCCGCGACCACGAGCCTCGCGGCGGCCCAGGGCGACGGGCAGCTCGTCGTCGCCGAGTTCAAGAACATCGGTTCGATGACCAGCCAGGCGCAGGTCAAGATCGGCGGCGTCGTCGTCGGCACCACCGGTGACTCCACGGTGGACCCCGACCGCAAGCTCGCCATCGTGCCGATGAACCTCGAGCAGAAGGCGCTGCCGCTGCACACCGACGCCAAGGCGACGATCCGGCAGCTCAGCCTCATCGGTGAGAAGTTCATCGACCTCGACCCGGGCACCCCGTCGGCGCCGGTGCTCGAGGCGGGCCAGTCCATCCCGGTGACGCAGACCGCGTTCGCCGAGGACTACCAGAACATCGTCCAGGCGCTGAACGACCCGACCGCGGCCGGCCTCTCGTCGATCCTGCGCACCCTCGGCGGCGGCGTCGAGGACCGGGGCATGAAGGTCCAGACCCTCATCCGCGAGCTGCAGCCGGCCTTCGGCGACACGGCGGCGCTGGCGAACTCGCTGGGTCGGCAGAACCAGCTGCTCGGCCAGGTCATCGACCAGGTCCAGCCGGTGACCAACGGACTCGCCGCGGACCAGGGGAAGACCCTGGACCGCACGGTGGGCTCCGCGACGGACCTCCTCGCCACCACCGCGGCGAAGGAGCAGCAGCTCCGCGACACGCTGACCGAGCTGCCCTCG contains:
- a CDS encoding MlaD family protein — translated: MATRSPRTTSGPSPFRSVGKVKILLLALVALLGATAATTSLAAAQGDGQLVVAEFKNIGSMTSQAQVKIGGVVVGTTGDSTVDPDRKLAIVPMNLEQKALPLHTDAKATIRQLSLIGEKFIDLDPGTPSAPVLEAGQSIPVTQTAFAEDYQNIVQALNDPTAAGLSSILRTLGGGVEDRGMKVQTLIRELQPAFGDTAALANSLGRQNQLLGQVIDQVQPVTNGLAADQGKTLDRTVGSATDLLATTAAKEQQLRDTLTELPSTLSAAQKTLDDLTGTAGATQETLANLRPTSDNLAAISGELSTFTDSAQPALESLNPLLDRANELLDEARPLAAEAKTTGKPLYDTVHAARPIVDSLSKNIGGPYGTGPDKVCGPAAPVANCQDPRIQGLLGFLHNWALTTNGGDALSHYFRVFFVLGAPAGLPAGLPQVLPTAGNTLLQGQPTASGSATGLTPTQEQSALGTLMGGR